One genomic segment of Paenibacillus sp. FSL H8-0332 includes these proteins:
- a CDS encoding response regulator yields the protein MYKLFIADDEQLVVETLSAVIDWNAYGIGIVGTATNGKQALERILQSDPDIVLTDIRMPGLNGLELIRALKEKGRKAECIIISGYSEFEYAKEAIKLEAVDYLIKPAELEEVAKTVSRALKRLERTADATENRPELRNVATLDRAAFTDLIVHAKRSSFDQTPYERYNQFAVLVIGSTQTLWLERMKNNGATDALLSFLTNRGIVVDLLYEQQKVILLCMAAMEDNEPLTEIVLAAAEAFSKDSSADDISLSFGLGPVVAGIIEANLSFVAADKACEMGVFFGVPVMEGGRVEEITRVSWKWLSEWSDYLQSFVRYEQKEFEEMLERWMEWGTGRLMAPVLLKKAGIEWGNRMLDLIEQDYGIKIEKVIGARPQLMDRILDTPDWASLQQQLQDLAKSVQFYLSITKTTMKEKVVQEIKAYLEAHYHENIGLDQLAERFGLNSSYVSNLYSKSTGQTILEYITLLRIQTAKKMLRESSFKIFKISQSVGYDNQRYFCQVFKKVVGVSPGQYREEHMMKSDCF from the coding sequence ATGTATAAACTGTTTATAGCGGATGATGAACAGCTGGTGGTGGAGACATTGTCGGCTGTGATCGACTGGAACGCGTATGGGATAGGGATCGTGGGGACGGCAACTAACGGCAAGCAAGCCCTGGAACGGATTCTTCAGTCCGATCCGGACATTGTGCTGACAGATATTCGGATGCCCGGCCTGAATGGGCTGGAGCTGATCCGTGCCTTGAAGGAGAAAGGCCGTAAGGCGGAATGTATCATCATTAGCGGGTATTCCGAGTTCGAATATGCCAAAGAAGCCATCAAGCTGGAGGCTGTGGATTATCTGATCAAGCCGGCAGAGCTGGAGGAAGTAGCCAAGACGGTCTCAAGAGCGCTCAAGCGTCTTGAACGTACAGCGGATGCCACGGAGAATCGCCCTGAGCTTCGGAATGTGGCAACCTTGGACCGGGCGGCGTTTACAGATCTAATCGTCCATGCCAAACGCTCATCGTTCGATCAGACGCCCTACGAACGGTATAACCAGTTTGCGGTCCTCGTGATTGGAAGTACGCAGACGCTGTGGCTTGAACGAATGAAGAATAATGGCGCTACGGATGCGCTCCTCAGCTTTTTGACGAATCGCGGAATCGTTGTGGACCTGCTCTACGAGCAGCAGAAAGTCATCTTATTGTGTATGGCGGCCATGGAGGACAATGAGCCGTTAACAGAAATTGTGCTGGCTGCAGCCGAAGCCTTCTCGAAGGACAGCTCAGCGGACGATATTTCATTGTCGTTTGGACTGGGGCCGGTTGTAGCTGGAATTATAGAAGCAAATCTCTCTTTTGTAGCCGCTGACAAGGCATGTGAAATGGGGGTGTTCTTTGGGGTTCCGGTTATGGAGGGGGGCCGCGTAGAGGAGATTACCCGCGTATCCTGGAAGTGGCTGAGCGAGTGGTCTGACTACCTCCAGTCCTTCGTCCGTTACGAACAGAAGGAGTTCGAGGAGATGCTTGAACGTTGGATGGAATGGGGGACGGGACGGCTGATGGCTCCTGTTCTGCTTAAGAAGGCAGGCATAGAGTGGGGGAACCGGATGCTCGATCTGATTGAACAGGACTATGGAATCAAGATTGAGAAAGTGATCGGCGCCCGCCCGCAGCTGATGGACAGGATACTGGACACGCCGGACTGGGCGTCTTTGCAGCAACAGTTGCAGGATTTAGCGAAGAGTGTGCAATTTTATCTGAGTATAACCAAGACTACCATGAAGGAAAAAGTGGTTCAGGAAATCAAAGCGTATCTTGAAGCCCATTACCATGAAAATATTGGGCTGGATCAATTGGCCGAACGGTTCGGGCTCAATTCTTCCTATGTAAGCAACTTGTATTCCAAGTCGACCGGACAGACCATTCTGGAATATATCACGTTGCTGCGCATTCAGACAGCGAAAAAGATGCTGAGAGAAAGCAGCTTCAAAATCTTCAAAATATCCCAAAGTGTCGGCTATGATAACCAGCGGTATTTCTGCCAGGTATTCAAGAAGGTTGTGGGTGTAAGTCCCGGCCAGTATAGAGAAGAACATATGATGAAAAGTGATTGCTTTTGA
- a CDS encoding sugar ABC transporter permease, which translates to MSKPMDKVLRNRKAALVFLLPALLVYLLTVLAPILWSMYFSFFSWDGVSDMLYIGFDNYTKMFGGDKTFWKAFSNNLIYVSIIVAMQVLLGLLVAILLTSITKGRELFKTLFFAPAIITSVAIAQLFQNVYSFEPVGILNYCLQQIGLGDWSKPWLSDLNWALTAVSVPEGWRYIGLYMIILYSALISIPADIEEAARMDGASSWKLFRSIKMPLIKPVLMVSIIMATTGALKGFDIPYIMTNGGPGRVTELLPTYMYKTAFSSLDFGYGSAMAVFIVIESLIAVAFIRRMMDSKET; encoded by the coding sequence ATGAGCAAGCCTATGGATAAAGTCCTGCGCAACCGCAAAGCCGCTCTCGTCTTTCTGCTGCCTGCATTACTGGTGTATTTGCTCACCGTGCTGGCGCCTATCCTTTGGTCGATGTATTTCAGTTTCTTCTCCTGGGACGGAGTATCCGATATGCTCTATATCGGCTTTGACAATTACACCAAGATGTTCGGCGGAGATAAGACCTTCTGGAAGGCATTCAGCAACAATCTGATCTATGTCTCCATTATTGTAGCCATGCAGGTTTTGCTCGGTTTGCTGGTTGCCATCCTGCTGACCAGCATCACCAAAGGGAGAGAGTTGTTCAAAACCTTATTTTTTGCCCCTGCCATCATCACCTCAGTAGCGATAGCCCAGTTGTTCCAAAATGTGTACTCGTTCGAGCCGGTCGGAATCCTGAACTATTGCCTGCAGCAGATCGGTCTTGGCGACTGGAGCAAGCCTTGGCTGTCCGACCTCAATTGGGCTCTGACTGCGGTATCGGTACCCGAAGGCTGGCGTTATATCGGTCTTTATATGATTATCCTGTATAGTGCGTTAATTTCCATTCCTGCCGATATCGAGGAGGCGGCCAGAATGGATGGAGCTTCTTCGTGGAAGCTGTTTCGTTCGATCAAAATGCCGCTGATTAAGCCGGTTCTGATGGTCTCAATCATTATGGCGACTACAGGGGCGCTGAAAGGGTTCGACATCCCGTATATCATGACGAACGGGGGGCCTGGCCGCGTAACAGAATTATTGCCAACCTATATGTATAAAACCGCATTCTCCAGTCTGGACTTCGGCTATGGCAGCGCGATGGCTGTATTTATCGTCATTGAAAGCCTCATTGCAGTTGCCTTTATCAGACGGATGATGGACAGTAAGGAGACCTGA
- a CDS encoding extracellular solute-binding protein produces the protein MKRYVKRLTLSLSLVVLAATVSACGGTNTNKGASETGSANPQKVDKKTYKWFVARGVDSPPAVTVKEIAEEFSRTHPEFELVLEGTGDRPSYLQKLRTLIASNEMPAMFDTDSDAYASKLVEQGKLVDMKKLLEELGKYKDFRPVALQYQQFADGSMYTFPLEYGIEVFWYNIKMFKDLGLDPPKTFDEFMEVAEKLKQSGVTPIAVDGKDKWPVLRYLAYKPFRMTGNDFIENVKQGKASFKDPAGMEGIKFVHDLGTKGYFQQGFTATDYTAARDLYLSGKAGMYYMGSWETMNFVNDKVSAEMKDNIGFFRLPMMEGATTADNDYFINSGIGVAFNQETFDNTMKEFVKFLLEQYPKAYTEKGQFSPFNYSLDQEQGMPELFYKIQDEIAKSGNVFAVPWDTRLDPATNELLGNELNALALGAHTPEEFAELMDQAIKENAPKYFK, from the coding sequence ATGAAACGTTATGTCAAAAGGCTGACTCTCTCGTTATCTCTGGTTGTCCTGGCGGCGACGGTGAGCGCATGCGGAGGCACAAATACGAATAAGGGCGCTTCAGAAACCGGATCGGCAAATCCGCAGAAGGTGGACAAGAAAACATACAAGTGGTTCGTGGCCCGCGGCGTAGACAGCCCTCCGGCTGTTACTGTAAAGGAGATTGCAGAGGAGTTCTCCCGGACGCATCCTGAATTCGAGCTGGTTCTGGAAGGCACGGGGGATCGTCCGTCCTACCTGCAGAAGCTGCGGACATTGATTGCCAGCAATGAGATGCCCGCCATGTTCGATACAGATTCGGATGCCTATGCTTCCAAGCTGGTGGAGCAAGGTAAACTGGTCGATATGAAAAAACTGCTGGAGGAGCTGGGGAAATATAAGGATTTCCGTCCGGTGGCCCTGCAATATCAGCAGTTCGCAGACGGCAGCATGTATACTTTCCCGCTGGAATATGGCATCGAGGTATTCTGGTACAACATCAAGATGTTCAAGGATCTTGGCCTGGATCCGCCGAAGACGTTCGATGAGTTCATGGAGGTTGCCGAGAAGCTGAAGCAAAGCGGGGTTACGCCGATTGCTGTCGACGGCAAGGATAAATGGCCGGTTCTCCGGTACCTGGCGTACAAACCGTTCCGCATGACAGGCAATGATTTCATCGAGAATGTAAAGCAGGGCAAAGCATCCTTCAAGGACCCGGCCGGCATGGAAGGGATTAAGTTTGTTCATGACCTGGGCACCAAAGGGTACTTTCAGCAAGGATTCACTGCAACGGATTACACCGCAGCGCGAGATTTGTACCTGAGCGGCAAAGCCGGCATGTATTACATGGGTTCATGGGAGACCATGAACTTCGTAAATGATAAAGTAAGCGCGGAAATGAAGGACAATATCGGGTTTTTCCGGCTTCCCATGATGGAAGGCGCCACAACGGCGGACAATGATTATTTTATCAACTCGGGCATCGGCGTTGCCTTCAACCAGGAGACTTTCGATAATACGATGAAGGAATTCGTCAAATTCCTTCTGGAGCAATACCCTAAGGCCTATACGGAAAAAGGCCAATTCTCGCCTTTCAATTATTCACTTGATCAAGAACAGGGGATGCCGGAGCTCTTCTATAAAATTCAGGACGAAATCGCGAAATCCGGCAACGTGTTTGCGGTCCCGTGGGATACGCGTCTTGATCCGGCCACGAATGAGCTGCTCGGCAATGAATTGAATGCCCTGGCTCTGGGAGCCCATACTCCGGAAGAGTTTGCCGAACTAATGGATCAGGCGATTAAAGAAAACGCGCCGAAATACTTCAAGTAG
- a CDS encoding glycoside hydrolase family 32 protein, which yields MNYTEKFRPQYHYSPQKNWMNDPNGMVYYENEYHLFYQHTPFASQPDFGRMHWGHAVSTDLVHWEELEASLPPGEDGAIFSGSAVVDTQNTSGFFDDYGSGLVAIYTNNDNKAQPGKPQVQSIAYSRDKGRTWTKYEGNPVLFPETTLDFRDPKVFWHEDTSSWIMTLAVQDRVEFYTSPNLKEWALASAFGADVIGTHRGVYECPDLFSIHVDGDPNQKKWVLILSVGDCNGVNPNEPEPPAGGSGMMYFVGSFDGKTFTPDEPILSVHDVKWIDFGSDFYAAVTWSDIPEGDGRKLWIGWMNNWRYAGTLPTDKWRGNASIPRELKLRTYREGLRLVQEPVEELRKTGSPLMALENVTLVPDTNPLADITTDRAELIAEFEIGTATEFGMKVRKSADEETVVGYDTLNMELFVDRTNSGTTNFHPDFAAKHQAPLLPVDNRVRMSIFMDWSSIEVFGGEGLAVISDMIFPASESNGLELYAVGGNVKLVSLQINELGSIWRDEVKEEVHANRGN from the coding sequence ATGAATTATACAGAGAAGTTCCGTCCGCAGTATCATTATTCGCCACAAAAGAACTGGATGAACGATCCGAACGGAATGGTATATTACGAGAATGAGTACCATCTATTTTATCAGCACACTCCGTTCGCAAGCCAACCTGATTTCGGTAGAATGCATTGGGGGCACGCGGTAAGCACCGATCTGGTCCATTGGGAGGAGCTTGAAGCATCCTTGCCGCCAGGTGAGGACGGTGCGATTTTCTCTGGAAGCGCGGTAGTCGATACACAGAATACAAGTGGTTTTTTTGATGATTATGGTTCAGGGCTTGTGGCGATCTACACGAATAACGACAACAAGGCGCAGCCAGGTAAGCCGCAGGTTCAAAGCATCGCCTACAGCAGAGACAAGGGACGGACTTGGACGAAATATGAAGGGAACCCGGTCTTGTTCCCGGAGACGACGCTTGATTTCCGCGATCCGAAGGTATTCTGGCATGAGGATACATCTAGTTGGATTATGACTCTGGCTGTTCAAGACCGTGTGGAATTCTACACCTCTCCAAATTTGAAGGAATGGGCATTAGCCAGTGCATTTGGCGCTGACGTCATCGGAACACATCGCGGCGTTTATGAATGTCCGGATCTATTCTCGATTCATGTCGATGGTGATCCCAATCAGAAGAAGTGGGTGCTCATTCTAAGTGTAGGCGATTGTAATGGAGTGAACCCGAATGAGCCTGAACCACCGGCAGGAGGCTCCGGTATGATGTACTTCGTCGGCAGCTTCGATGGTAAGACATTTACACCCGACGAGCCTATTCTTTCGGTTCATGATGTGAAATGGATTGATTTCGGGTCCGATTTCTATGCAGCCGTCACCTGGAGTGATATACCGGAAGGAGACGGCCGCAAGCTCTGGATCGGCTGGATGAACAACTGGCGGTATGCCGGGACGCTTCCGACTGACAAGTGGCGGGGAAATGCATCCATTCCACGAGAGTTGAAGTTGAGAACCTATCGGGAAGGCCTTCGTCTGGTGCAAGAACCGGTAGAAGAATTGAGAAAGACAGGTTCACCGCTTATGGCTCTGGAGAATGTAACCTTGGTTCCAGATACGAATCCGCTGGCGGACATCACCACAGATAGAGCGGAATTAATCGCGGAATTCGAAATTGGAACCGCAACGGAGTTCGGAATGAAGGTTAGAAAGTCTGCAGATGAAGAAACGGTGGTCGGGTACGATACCCTGAACATGGAGTTGTTTGTCGATCGCACGAATTCAGGCACTACGAATTTCCATCCGGACTTCGCAGCTAAGCACCAGGCACCGCTGCTGCCTGTTGATAACCGTGTACGCATGTCCATCTTCATGGATTGGTCTTCGATTGAAGTGTTCGGTGGTGAGGGTCTAGCAGTCATCTCGGACATGATTTTCCCCGCTTCCGAAAGCAACGGACTTGAGCTCTACGCGGTAGGCGGAAATGTAAAGCTGGTGTCGCTCCAGATCAATGAGCTGGGAAGCATATGGAGAGATGAGGTCAAGGAGGAAGTTCATGCGAATCGGGGCAATTGA
- a CDS encoding sensor histidine kinase, which yields MKIHRLFLSISIRSKIIILSIACSLLPLVLIASLTFVYLSKVIENKMSDTTSNLLGSINWNIQTFVNDVEAISKLMLSSRDVQNFLAYSKNDFKEIYDLQNATRSLIVNITNNKSYIRYVYVGSGQRELITTNQWDRLTYDNIYQAVSRTKWYQQVEGMGGRGLWLNSDEVRLVKDTPNLLLYGKQLNNLETLEPIGMLIISIDRRVFDEMFRNISNAENGNLMILEQNKVIYYNSRTADLKQLPPKEMDLLYGLPERGTRIETMGGERYVITFDTNPVTQWKVVSMIPYSNINSEIVWIRNITLTLTMVAFLLAAYGSYLISKRITKQLTLLSSVARKAAKRERIEGILFQEEDEIGKIGNQFLRTFRTNSELSDKLIEARLKEREAELHALQSQINPHFLYNTLNSIYLMAERISAKNISKMVMSLSNMFKLSLNNGDYITTVRNEIDQVKNYLEIQNIRYNGKFEVTIELEPEIEHIRMLKLLLQPLVENAIFHGIELKESQGNIYIRGRIEGETLVFEVEDDGVGFDPAVTQPKGYALRNIQERIQLHYGQNHGLRIDSIPGTGTKVTVRIGIMDEDRL from the coding sequence ATGAAAATACACCGGCTGTTCCTGTCGATCAGCATCCGCAGCAAAATCATTATACTGTCCATCGCCTGTTCCTTGCTGCCGCTTGTGCTGATTGCTTCCTTAACCTTCGTCTATTTAAGCAAAGTGATCGAAAACAAGATGTCCGACACCACCTCCAATCTGCTGGGCTCCATCAATTGGAATATCCAGACGTTCGTGAACGATGTGGAGGCGATCTCTAAGCTGATGTTGTCCTCCCGTGACGTTCAGAATTTCCTTGCCTATAGCAAGAATGATTTCAAGGAGATCTATGACCTTCAAAATGCGACCCGCAGTCTGATCGTCAATATTACCAACAACAAATCCTATATACGTTACGTTTACGTGGGCAGCGGGCAAAGGGAACTGATTACCACAAACCAATGGGACAGGTTAACGTACGACAATATCTATCAGGCGGTCTCACGGACGAAATGGTATCAACAGGTGGAAGGGATGGGCGGGCGGGGCTTGTGGCTGAACAGCGATGAAGTCCGGCTTGTCAAGGATACTCCGAACCTGCTGCTGTATGGTAAACAGTTAAACAACCTGGAGACGCTCGAACCGATCGGCATGTTAATTATTTCAATCGACAGGCGGGTCTTCGATGAAATGTTTCGAAATATTTCCAATGCGGAAAACGGGAATCTGATGATCCTGGAGCAAAATAAAGTCATTTATTATAACTCCCGCACTGCCGACCTGAAGCAGCTTCCTCCCAAAGAAATGGATCTGCTCTACGGCTTGCCTGAACGGGGCACCCGCATCGAGACGATGGGCGGAGAGCGGTATGTCATCACCTTCGATACTAATCCGGTAACCCAGTGGAAAGTGGTCAGCATGATCCCGTATTCTAATATCAACTCGGAAATTGTCTGGATACGTAATATTACGCTAACACTGACAATGGTGGCTTTCCTGCTGGCTGCCTATGGTTCGTATTTAATCTCGAAGCGTATCACGAAGCAATTGACTTTACTCTCCTCCGTTGCCAGAAAGGCTGCCAAACGGGAGAGGATCGAAGGAATCCTCTTTCAGGAGGAAGATGAAATCGGGAAAATAGGCAATCAGTTCTTAAGGACCTTCCGCACCAACTCTGAATTATCGGACAAATTAATAGAAGCCAGGCTGAAGGAGCGGGAAGCAGAGCTGCACGCGCTGCAAAGTCAAATCAACCCTCACTTTCTGTACAATACGCTGAATTCCATCTATCTGATGGCTGAACGAATCAGTGCCAAAAACATCTCGAAAATGGTCATGTCGCTGTCTAACATGTTTAAGTTAAGCTTGAATAATGGGGACTACATTACCACTGTCCGTAATGAGATCGACCAGGTGAAAAATTACTTGGAGATTCAAAATATCCGCTATAACGGAAAGTTCGAGGTGACCATTGAGCTTGAACCGGAAATTGAGCATATCCGTATGCTTAAGCTCCTGTTACAGCCGCTGGTGGAGAATGCGATTTTTCATGGGATCGAGCTGAAGGAGAGCCAAGGGAATATTTACATTCGGGGACGTATCGAAGGAGAGACGCTTGTATTCGAAGTCGAGGATGACGGCGTAGGCTTTGATCCTGCGGTTACGCAGCCTAAGGGATATGCATTAAGGAATATCCAGGAGAGGATTCAATTGCATTATGGTCAGAACCACGGGCTGCGCATAGACAGCATTCCAGGCACTGGAACCAAAGTTACCGTAAGGATCGGAATCATGGATGAAGACCGGCTATGA
- a CDS encoding glycoside hydrolase family 32 protein, whose protein sequence is MSNLFYRPAGAWVGDLIPYYKDGTFRLFYLHDWRENKSNHGEGTSWFELRTSDFVHYEEMGEMLKHGSVSEQDLNCYTGSIIEAQGEYHLFYTGLNPNPEFVENGVPLQCVMHAVSTDMEQWRKIPEDTFYSDGIQYERHDWRDPFVFWNEEAGEYWMLLAARNKEGPSRRRGSIGLCASKDLKKWEIREPFWNPNLYVTHECPDLFQIGEWWYLVYSTFSERFVTHYRMSKSLSGPWTAPRNDAFDARAFYAAKTWSDGNKRYAFGWDPSKENGDDYGDWQWAGNLVVHELVQEQDGALTVRIPETVSRHFAKEKAAVWGSRLGDWKELEGGIAAEADETFSCISAGSMPETCKISARLSFSEGTRSCGIMLRASEDNNDAYYIRLEPLHNRLVFDMWPRRIEGEMQWHIKGDHPHAVELEVPVELHADTNYNLEIVVENSVCVVYLADQVAMTTRLYNLKTGNWGCFVQEGRANFEQASLSVPN, encoded by the coding sequence GTGTCGAATTTGTTCTACAGGCCTGCAGGAGCCTGGGTGGGAGACCTCATTCCCTACTATAAAGACGGTACATTCCGTTTGTTCTATCTTCATGACTGGAGGGAGAACAAGAGTAATCATGGGGAGGGAACTTCCTGGTTCGAGCTCCGCACAAGTGATTTCGTACACTACGAAGAAATGGGCGAAATGCTGAAGCATGGAAGTGTGAGCGAGCAGGATCTCAACTGTTACACCGGCTCGATCATCGAAGCCCAGGGAGAATATCATCTGTTCTACACCGGCCTCAATCCGAATCCGGAATTCGTAGAGAACGGAGTGCCGCTCCAATGCGTCATGCACGCCGTGAGCACGGATATGGAGCAGTGGCGGAAAATCCCCGAGGATACCTTCTATTCCGACGGAATTCAATATGAAAGGCATGACTGGCGCGATCCCTTTGTATTCTGGAACGAAGAGGCGGGGGAGTACTGGATGCTTCTCGCCGCCAGGAACAAAGAAGGTCCTTCCCGGCGCCGGGGAAGCATCGGACTCTGTGCTTCGAAGGATCTCAAGAAATGGGAAATCCGAGAACCGTTCTGGAATCCGAACCTGTACGTGACGCACGAATGCCCTGACTTATTTCAAATCGGCGAATGGTGGTATCTGGTCTACTCCACGTTCTCGGAACGGTTTGTCACCCATTACCGCATGAGTAAATCTTTAAGCGGACCTTGGACGGCGCCGAGAAACGATGCGTTTGACGCCAGAGCGTTCTATGCCGCCAAAACATGGAGTGACGGAAACAAGCGCTATGCGTTTGGCTGGGACCCCAGCAAAGAAAACGGAGATGATTACGGTGATTGGCAATGGGCCGGGAATCTGGTCGTGCACGAACTCGTTCAGGAACAGGATGGAGCATTGACGGTCCGTATCCCGGAGACAGTCTCCCGTCATTTTGCCAAGGAGAAGGCTGCCGTGTGGGGTTCCCGGCTTGGAGATTGGAAAGAGTTAGAGGGAGGGATAGCAGCGGAGGCTGACGAGACCTTCTCTTGCATATCTGCGGGTTCCATGCCGGAAACCTGCAAAATTTCGGCCCGGTTATCCTTCTCCGAAGGAACGAGAAGCTGCGGTATTATGCTTCGTGCAAGTGAGGACAATAACGATGCCTATTATATTCGCCTTGAACCCCTTCATAACCGCCTGGTGTTCGACATGTGGCCCCGCCGGATCGAGGGGGAAATGCAGTGGCATATCAAAGGAGACCACCCGCATGCGGTGGAGCTGGAAGTGCCCGTAGAATTGCATGCCGACACGAATTATAATCTCGAGATCGTTGTGGAGAATTCGGTGTGCGTCGTATACTTGGCCGATCAGGTCGCCATGACTACACGTTTGTATAATTTAAAAACCGGCAACTGGGGCTGTTTTGTTCAGGAAGGCCGGGCGAATTTTGAACAGGCATCCCTTTCAGTTCCCAACTAA
- a CDS encoding carbohydrate ABC transporter permease, whose protein sequence is MMKISGYSKAVLLVVSFALLVIQVYPLVWVFISSFKGPNDFSGDNPLSLPSQYTFDNYFNVWSKGNLGTYFSNSIIVAVTTIVLVILFSAMAAFVIEKMSFKWSQSVLFLFLCGIMIPIQVVLIPLFILYNKIGIINTLASLILPQVGFALPISIYLFVSFYKYISNEIMEAAVMDGCGVYQVFWRMIFPLSRNTIVTVVVMNLIFVWNEFIFANTFIHDLKSRTIPVGLMDYIGQYGLTDWGATFAAISITTIPTMVVYFMFNKSVISGMTAGATKG, encoded by the coding sequence ATGATGAAAATTTCTGGATATTCCAAGGCGGTTCTTCTAGTTGTTTCCTTTGCGCTGCTTGTCATTCAAGTGTATCCGCTGGTTTGGGTGTTCATCTCCAGTTTTAAGGGGCCTAACGATTTCTCAGGGGATAATCCGCTCAGCCTGCCAAGCCAATACACCTTCGATAATTATTTCAATGTGTGGAGCAAAGGGAACCTGGGGACTTATTTTTCCAATAGTATCATAGTCGCCGTGACGACCATCGTGCTTGTGATCTTATTCAGTGCCATGGCTGCTTTCGTGATCGAGAAGATGTCGTTTAAATGGAGTCAAAGTGTGCTGTTCTTATTTCTGTGCGGCATTATGATCCCGATTCAGGTCGTGCTCATCCCGCTGTTCATTCTTTATAACAAAATAGGAATTATCAATACGCTCGCTTCTCTTATTTTGCCCCAAGTAGGTTTTGCCCTGCCGATCTCGATTTATCTGTTCGTGAGCTTCTATAAATACATTTCGAATGAGATCATGGAGGCCGCTGTCATGGATGGCTGCGGTGTGTACCAGGTGTTCTGGCGGATGATCTTCCCTCTATCCCGGAATACGATCGTCACAGTTGTCGTTATGAATCTGATATTTGTCTGGAATGAATTTATATTCGCCAATACGTTTATTCATGATCTGAAATCACGGACCATCCCAGTTGGCTTAATGGATTATATCGGGCAGTACGGTTTGACGGATTGGGGAGCGACCTTTGCGGCCATTAGCATCACGACCATTCCGACGATGGTGGTCTACTTCATGTTCAACAAGAGTGTTATTTCCGGCATGACGGCAGGAGCAACGAAAGGTTGA
- a CDS encoding ROK family protein → MRIGAIEAGGTKFVCGVGNELGEIEDRVHFPTRRPEETMENVIAYFRDKRVDSIGIGSFGPIDLEHSSPTYGYVTTTPKPGWSGYNFVGTLKSVFDVPVGWDTDVNAAALGEATWGAAQGLDSCVYYTIGTGVGVGVYTEGNLVHGLVHPEGGHILTRRHPNDDFGGNCPYHGDCLEGMAAGPALEARWKAKGDTLPEDHPAWEMEAFYIAQAISNVILTLSPKKVILGGGVMKQAQLFPMIREQVGSILNGYVSAKPIVSDIEHYIVAPKLGDNAGLCGSLALGVQALDSRTNVRSSI, encoded by the coding sequence ATGCGAATCGGGGCAATTGAAGCAGGCGGAACAAAGTTTGTCTGTGGTGTCGGGAATGAATTAGGGGAGATTGAAGATCGGGTTCATTTTCCGACGCGTCGACCCGAGGAGACGATGGAGAATGTCATCGCCTACTTCCGCGATAAGAGAGTCGATAGCATAGGAATCGGATCGTTTGGTCCGATCGACCTCGAACACTCCAGTCCGACTTACGGTTATGTGACGACAACGCCAAAACCCGGCTGGTCCGGATATAATTTCGTGGGTACGCTAAAATCCGTCTTCGATGTTCCGGTCGGTTGGGATACGGACGTCAATGCTGCCGCGTTGGGCGAAGCCACATGGGGTGCAGCACAAGGATTGGATAGCTGTGTCTACTATACGATCGGGACTGGCGTAGGAGTCGGCGTCTATACCGAGGGTAACCTGGTACATGGACTTGTTCATCCAGAGGGTGGACATATCCTCACAAGACGGCATCCGAACGATGACTTTGGTGGCAATTGTCCCTATCATGGCGATTGTCTGGAAGGCATGGCCGCCGGCCCGGCGCTGGAAGCAAGATGGAAGGCTAAGGGTGATACACTGCCGGAAGACCACCCGGCATGGGAGATGGAGGCATTCTACATCGCGCAGGCCATATCGAATGTCATCCTGACGTTATCCCCTAAGAAAGTCATTCTCGGCGGGGGCGTGATGAAGCAAGCCCAGTTATTCCCGATGATCCGCGAGCAGGTAGGCAGCATTCTAAATGGATACGTGAGTGCCAAGCCTATTGTATCGGATATCGAACATTATATTGTCGCCCCTAAGCTCGGCGATAATGCTGGCTTGTGTGGGTCCTTAGCACTGGGAGTACAAGCATTGGATTCACGTACAAATGTAAGGTCCAGCATTTAA